In the genome of Puntigrus tetrazona isolate hp1 chromosome 8, ASM1883169v1, whole genome shotgun sequence, the window TTGcatgatattttatttctgtatgtaTATTGTGTTCTTCATTTTGATCAAACGTGTCCTTATTTtcccatctttctctctctctctttttctccagcTCGGGATGATTAAGCCAATCCACGCTCTGTATTCCTTGCAGAAGCTGTGAGGTTTTCTTGACTTTAGTGCATGTGTTGTTTTCAGCAGCTCCACACATCTTTCTAGGCCTGCATGTCAACTGTGCTAAAAACCTAAGCATTGGCGTCATTAGTTTAGAAGAAGCTCTAGGattggggagaaaaaaaacaaacaaacaaaaaaaactgatttgagCCGTTACAGCTCAGGTCAAACCCGGCAAGATTTGAAAATGctcttaaaatgtaacattacagCCGTTTTAATGGTGCATGTCTCCTTACGTTAGAACCTTTTGTATAGCGCTGcaatattcaaaaagaaaaatgatgtgAGAAAGGCATCGTTTTCGCCCTCAGATCTTTTGTGAGATATGTAAATTAACCAAAACTAattgttcttgttgcttttgcGCAGGGATGTGcaatatgttttaaagcagaGGCTCATTTCAGGTGttaggggtgtgtgtgtgtgtgtgtgtgtgtgatgagacAGACGGCCTTTTACAGCAGTTCCCATGGAAATGGAGGGGGGCGGTGCTGCAGAATCAGTGTTGTAATTATCACAATGAATTGtggttaataaaaatgacattacatgGTTGCACTGCCGTTTCTTTACCCGGTGTCAGCACTTTAGTTTGCGTTCACAAAATGATTCCGGATAGTAACAGAACGCCATGATTTTAattccaaaacatttaaaaaatagtctTATTTACAGCAATttagaaacattaaaagaaGACAAACGATGAGAAAGGGCTACAGGAATGAATGACTGCATGCTGTTAAACATGTTCATGAATAAAGTTTTGTATTCACACCAAAATCCCCCACCCAAAAAAAATACGCAGAAAACAGATCGCGTTATCTTGAAATCACCACTTTGAAAGAGcattaaacaaatgtacaaTAAGTAGTTCTGTTAAACGGTTAATcgcacccaaaaaaaaaaaaagtttcaaatatttttctttacattgtgtgtagtgtgtatatttattatgtatatatacacacaaatgcaggtgtatatttaagaaaaaaaaactgacaaagtatatgaaaatagatatatacacacatgcaaatactttttttttttcaaaatacatgttgtacgtgtgtatattatatatacataaatataaaccaCACACATTACGTACAAATATGGATCATTTTTTAacagaactaaaaataaagaaaaatggctgaaaagtgcttaaatgtcaaaaaggtgaaatattcataaaacactttcttttttattttggtgtgaaAGGTGACGATGTGTTTGTCACACTCAccagagaggaagaaaaaaaaaaaaaagattttatgggACTGAGGTTGATTTAAAGATGCCTCTTTAACGATCATCACTTTTACTGCAAATAGCTCAAAAGAGCatgctaaataaattacagGATTGACAAATCAGCAACTTTAAAACCCATGATGATTACCTACTGAGAGTAGTTTTTAGTAAATACATGCGTGTTCGGATCATACCATCCTTCTGCCCACACTCTTTGTAGTGCTGGATTCTCATAATCTtttgatgtgaaaaaaaatgacaactggGAAATCTGAGGACAAGTGACCAAATGAATCAAAAAGCCAACAAAATGTCATCCACCAAGCCGACTAATGTCAGTGTCCGTAACTCCCCACCAGACGGCAGCAGTGAGCATTATGGCGTCTCTGCActtacttacacacacacacacacacacacacctcaatcCAAGTGCGTGGATGTTTTCTCTGAAGAGTCTCTTAGGGAGGGCTGAGGGTCACTGCATGCCGAACCACTGCTCCTGATCGGCCCACTGCGCCGCCTCGCTGTCGCTGCCCTCCAGATCTCCTTCCTCCCCGCTGCCCTCCATATCATCACCGTCCAGCTCCACCGTGGCGTCCGTGGGACTCTCCTCCTTCTCCATCTTCTGCATGCCCTCCAGAGACTTCTGGTCATTTGGATCGAGGCTATAGAAGAGGAATATAGAGGTCAAGTCTGCGTGACTCTAATGTTTAAGATTTTAATCGTACAATGTGGCAGGCGTTACCTTAGCGCTATACTGTACTGGTCCATGGCCTCCTGATAGTCATTAACAGCTACGAGAAAATCCCCCAGCATCCTGTGCAGCACGCAGtcgctctgattggctaatgTGTTTCGTAGAAGTGCTATTCCTTCCTCATACTTCTGTTCTCGACCtgcaatgaaaatgatttaaatttagGTTATACTGCGTAACACttttaaagctcaaaagaacagttcataaaaaaaaaaaaaaaaattacgcatacatatatacatatatatatatatatatatatatatatatatatatatatatatatatatatacatatatatatatatatccttaattatgaaattaaaaaaattaaatagaaaaaaactacaataattgaataaattaaaaatgtcaagtacaataaaatatgaaaatctaTTAATTAGATATAATTAGTAATTGCATTataattagttaatttaataaaagcaataacaaTAAGAACAATTTTACagcaacaaattaattaaaatcgtacaattaaaaattaatatattattatttaatcataacaacttaataaaataaatgtaaatgtaataaaagaatatataacGGGCAAAGTTAAGATTCATCTAGAAAGGCGTGTGAATATTTAACGTACTGAGGAGCTCTGCTTTCTTCACGACAGCTTTGATATAGTCGGGCCGCTGAGCGAGGGCTTTGTCCAGCAGTGTCTTGGCCTTCTCCTGGGTCATGGGATCTTCCAGACACACTGTGGCCAGGATGGTGAGAGTTTGGGCGTTCGCTCCCAGGGTCTTGTAAATATTGTTAGCCATTCCCATAGCCTCCCGGATACCATTAGAGGCAAGATAACAGTCGATCAGacctgaacacaaaacacatatcACTGTATTGTAGGGTTTGGCTAACCTCTACAATATATTTAACAGGCTAAGTATCTTTTATCGCACAAAACTATCACGACCATCCACGCAATTGCTGGAAactattatttctattatggTGACAGTCTTTGCCTTCGTAGCAGTCCAGCCGACAGGGTGCCAGTCTCATGGCTTCTCTGAAGTGTATGATGGCTTCCTGCACTCGGCCCATGTTCCTCAGCGCCACCCCCTTCAGGAGCAGCGCCTGCACGCTGTTGCTGTTCAGCTGGATGGCTTTAGCTCCCAGATACAGAGCGCGAGAGTAACGCTTGCTGTAGAAACTGTGACATCTGAGAAGACAGAAGAGCTTTCGGTCGCTTTGGAATCTCAAGACGTTTCAGACACATTAGGAGAAGGTCAAACTCACCCGGATATGACCCAGGGCTCAGCATGCTGGTCAGATATGTTGAAGAGCCGTCCTCCGAGAACCTCCACGTCTTCCAGATGACCCTCCCTGGCCATCAGATACCCGTACACATCCATACCTGCAAAACAGCACGATTGTTTCTTTCAGACCAACGGGAATCATAAAGCAACGCATCGAGATTGTCGAAGGATTTGTTAAGAGCGCGTACCTTTGATCAGGTAGGGGTCAAGCATCTGCGCCTGCTCGAACTTCAAGATGGAGTTCTTGGTGTCTCCGGCCCTGAAGTAAACATCCGCCAGAGTGACTAAAAGATCAACGTTGTCCCTCAAGAGCGACTTCTTCTCCAAAGAGCTGAGGGGAGATGAACAAGCGCTATAGATATGAATGATTCCTCACACTGTATAGAGGTGGTCAACTATTTTTAAACGAATAATCAAAATCTACACCAATATGATGTAATgtgatatatgatatgataatatataataatatataatatgaaatatgatataCAAGTTAATGGTAAAAAGCTGAactaataacaaataaattagataatttaaatcataaaatgttgctatgttaaatgttaaatagctgaaaaaaaagtaaaaataccaTAAACCTACAACTTCAAAAgtgtaataattcataataaataattcataaataattctaaatattaataaatatgatcaCATCAGTCAAATAATGCTATATCaaataaatctgttaaaaaacGATTGATCATTTGTTCAAGAAATCAAATGAATATtacatgaaaacataaaatgtaaatattaaaaatatagcctaggcaactaactgaaaaaaaatgttagtaaaatgctagaaaaaaaagctagatacaaacataaatataataataataaatgacgaAAGTGCAtcatattattaaaacttactgtatgcaaataaaagattatttaaaatactaataaataccAGATCGTGTTGATGGCTCTCTGATTGTCTCCTCCGTGTATAAAAGCATGTGCTTTAATCCAGACAGAAAGCCAGTCAAGATTTGGGATGCTCTGAATCACGTCCATCGTCATGGAAGCGACCTCTGCCCCCTTCACCGACAGAGATAGAAGCCCTGCAGTGGACCAGACCGGACCGTGCTTTAATGTTGggttcagacaaaaaaaagcagcttcacGTGAACGCCGCTGTACTCTTACTGACCGATAATAGCATCGAGAGCCAGAGGACACTGTCTCAAGACCTCCTTATAGCTGGTGACAGCTGAGCGCTCCTGACCAGCCTTTCTGTAAAGATTCGCCAGCATCATGTTGATCTGGAATTCAAGACAAAGCGCTCTTTTGTAGCAGTTATACGTGTTAATAATTATGCTGACATTTAACTGGAtagatccacacacacacgcacacacgtaAATCTAATGAGAGTGTGTGAAAACACACCTTTGGCGTTCTCTGGCGTGAAGGAATTCCCTCCAGCACTGATATGGCATCTTTATCCAGCTTCAGAATAGTGTAACACTCTGCgattttatatttcacttcAATCTCTGACGGCAAGTTCTGTAGGCGATGAACAAAGAGTTGGTTAATTACATTAAACTTCCAAATTCAAAGAGGAACATACGAAATATGGCAGACATAAAATATCACCAAAACACCACAGCAACTACAAACAATAcgtttttgtcttttagtttGTTCATGTGTTGTGTACaggctatttttttattttatgtttttggacCCCCTTGAAAATCAAGGGGCTATCAATTCAGTAAAATCCAGTATCATTTTGCATAGTATCACTATAAACTACTTTTTATGATCTTTATAttttctgacaaaaaaataataaaatatttttatattacattatattatactatacatGCTATACATGTTAAGTAAGTCTTttaattataagaaaataattattttattcaatgatGCGTTAGATCAATTATTAAGTTATAAAGTGACTTGACTTTTGgtaactttttagtttttatgaaagatagaaaaaataaataaataataataataataatataaaatatatataaaaaaataatatatatatatatatatatatatatatatatatatatatatatatatatatatatatatatatatttttttttttttttttaattattatttattgtttgtgtgtgtaaatatataaacaattattcCATACATTTCATAATACAGAGCCTTGAAAAGCACTAGAGAtgtattcaaaacaaaaaagaccaaaaagtctgtattgtaatataatatacttcaaaatattttttttttaagtggtggCTGATACAAAGTCatcacaagtaaaaaaaaaacatatattagtCATAAGTTATGAAATACAGCTATAGTAACTGTTTAGTTTTAGGTGACCCAAGTACACAAACCAAGGCAAAAACTATTCAAGTTCTGTTAATAAAGCAAGCTGCGGTGTCGGTGGTGGTTTAGAGCTCACCTGAGCCTGCACCGCAGAGGTTGTGCCTCCTGTGCTGGATGGACGCACTTTAGATGTTTTGCTGATAACTTTCTTCTGCTGTAAAGCCATGTTATACTTACAGGCTGCGTTCCTGTACTCTTTATCGTGGAAAATAGCATCGGCGTGGTACACCAGCAGCTGGTACTTCTGAGACGGCGAGAAAAGCTCCCTGAAAAAGACATGAATTGTGTGTCTAATAAATAAAGCcgttgtattttaatattatctgGGTGGACACGCTTCGCAGGCGACAGCTCGCAGGTCTGTTTATGCAGAGAAGCACCTGAGCTACTCACGGGTTGTTGGTGCTCATGGTCAGGAGTAAACTACTGATGATCCGGACATTGGAGTGCAGCCCGGCCGCTGCCATATCCCGCACATGATCGATCACGTTCATCTCCAATCGATTAGCTTTTAATTACAAAGCACAATTCTGGTTAATAGATGCGTCGCGACACGGCGGAAGACGCAGCAGGGCTACAGAGAAGAGTTTTTTAAAACGGCAGGAAATTAcgttctttcaaaataaaagtcggACGGCAACAAATCAGACGCCAAACGAAAAGTCCCTGCGCTTCGTGGCGTGTGATGTTTACAGATTCCAGCCTGTTCATGTCGtcttaaacattattatttcttgcacttcattaatagaaaaaaaaactaccgaCAGCCGTAGTTTTAAAGACGTAGACTGTAAAATTAGTACGGAAGTTTTAactgtgaaaatattattgGCCTCTCGTCGTATGTAGGTAAGATGTACTTGTGTTTGGATGATATCGTTTAGAACCATAGAAAAATagagacttttatttaatactgaaaatattgaaatagaTATGCGGTAGACTTTGGACATTTGTCAGTCTCTTacctcaaaatgttttttttttttaaaagatcgatgaataataacaataatttaatataagtaatcttaaatatatgcCAAGATAGCCAACTGTGCAATCCTAAATCAGATATCACATtatgaatttgaatgaaatgttaatttttctGAGCTGttacacttattttttacattaaatataaatctaaatataatataaatataaatcttcaCTTTGCTCACaagatctgaaaaaaaatgtttattgtaattatagtTATCGTATGatcaatataattaaatgcactcatatgaactaataatattttatttcagtaagaaacatttaataacttcattattcattttaaattgtctCAAGACAGAAGGTTGGATTCTTTAAGAAGTTTGGTTATCGGAGAAATTCTTGACTAGGTAATggtttctaaattatttttgtcacaAACTACTTCTGAAAGACATATTTAATCATTCacgtgcatatatatattatatactatgtCTCCCCTAACCAGAACAAATGGatccctaacacacacacacacacacacacacaaaacaaagacactggtgatatgtatattattttaccaGGTTTCACAGGGTTATGTGTACAGAGGTACATGTCAGTTGTATGTTATATGCAACTGAATCATCatcatgttaaaaacagtgGTGATATGTGGTCTGGGGTCTTTGGAATTTTGAAACCAACTTCAGTCCAATTCGAAGGTAAGAAAAGGTTCTTGTGTAAGCGTCGTTGCAGGGGTTCAGGCTCATACGCATGTCCACTTCAAACTGTTCCCtaacagtttttaatctttGCTTCCCACAATCAACTTCAAAGTGCACATTTGATCACGTCTCACAACAACAGAGTAAATCTCTCTGCAAACGTTCcatttaaaatccttttaaaaaacaaaaggaaaactgcattgtataaaaaaaaacaaaaacacactgacaCCACTTCATAAACAGCTTCAAGCACTTGATAATCAGTCTTTGATCACTGCGAGGGCTCTGGGAGGTCgacagaaatgttattttgtgtcTTGCTGTTGTGCAAAGTGAAAAGTATTGAAATGTACCATACGAACGGTTGTAGCAAAACTCCTCAAATCTTTCTGGCAGAAACCACACAAGTGAAGACACACCTTCCTTTGCAAATAACGAAAGCATTTTGTTGATCTAcgcacataaatacataaataaatagcagagataattaacaaaataacgAGTTTCCCTGATTATTAGCAATTATTTGTAATCGGAAGACAACTGATTTTAAATAGGCCTCAAATTGCTGAAATTAAGAGGATGGGTTTAATATgaacagaaacataaaaaaaaatatttatggtgCAAAAGGTCATCgtgagtttatatcttacaattcTGAACTGTAAGATTAGTCACAATTACTATTCCAaggaaggaaaaataaaatgagagaattgtaagctaaaaaaagtctgaattttttttttttttcgtcttggGATTCTGACCTTTTTTCTCAGAGCTGTGAGAAAGTCCAAGTCGTGGGATAAACTGTCGTAAACCTGATGCAAATTAAAAGTCTTGCTTAAAGAAATTTAGCAACAAAATGTAGAATCTCCTTTTGGGTTCACCTGGATACTGTGTTAACCGTGCAGAAAATTAGCAACAAAATCCTAAAAAACATGCTATTAATAGCCGAGACGGCGTCTCCTCATAATGACCTGTTATCAAGCATGCTTGAAGCTGTTCAATCCAGCAGCTGAATTTACAGCAATCCCCCTAAAGCCGAAGGGTCTTTATGTGCATTTGTTacgtacaaaataaataaataaaaatatcagtcTTCAAGGAAATTCCACATCCAAAGTGCCCACTGAGGCATCATGGTATTACTTCGCAGTTGGAGTCACAGTTGTTTTTCCAGATTGCACTGCAAACATCCAGATGGCGAGACGTCCCGGGATATCACAGAAAAATCCCAGGTTACGATCTCAAACCCCGTAATCTGAGTCATTTTGCTTGCCGCTGTTCCGCTTCAAATTTACACACAGGTTCAGACGCAGTGCAATTACGAAATAAAATCtaatccaaaaagaaaaaggttcaATAAACTGTAACAGAAATACAGTATAGTTTCCAGTCTCGTAGCTGCCATTACAGTAACTTGTGATTGCTGTGTCTTGCAACTTCAGTGGCTTTCAAAAGCAGTTTGTTGTTCTAGCCTAGCGAGCTACGTCCTTTCCTCTCGTTCTGTTTTACGGCGAGTTATGTTGCGAGGCTTGATCTTCAAAGAGAGCTCCCACAATGCCTCCTCGGCTAGATGGTCGCTGAAGTCGTTAAAGAACGAGACAATGTCATCGTTGTGTTTGAGGTCATAGGGCCTGGAAGAAAGAGAAGATATAAAATGTGAAGAGGCATCTATTAAAAAGTCGGTCGTGCGTGCTCGTTTTCACAATCCGCTACATTTACAAGTCCTGCATATTTAGTTTTCAGCTGTTAACGGATGTGAAAGGGCTTTTCCAGTGCTGTCCAAGTACTCACACTTGCTGGAAGCGCCTCATCGTGTCCAGGATATTGAACTGCTGCCAGCGTTTGGAGAAGTTGATCTTTCCATCGATGAGGTCAGGATTCCCAAGATGCACAAAAGTTAAGTCCTGGAGGATGAGCCCTCTGCATTTTGTGGCAAAATAGGGGAAAGATTCTTTAAAGACGAATATGACGTTTTACACGCAATTTTGAATGCTTAACGCGATCTGTTCTTACAGATACGGTATACACGGAGGCTCCACATCTGCCAAAGCTGCTCTGTACGCCCGGAAGGAGGAGGAACTGTCAATTAAAGTGCAATATTCCTCCAAACCCTGTGAAGATAACAGATATCAGTTACTATGACGATCGACTGAGCACTACGATAATATAGAGACAGACAGTGCTCTCTTGTAATTAGAGTATTTCTCATAATCTGATTACTGTTaatttattatggattatgcGATTATACATTATTCCCacaattacagtaaattatttattagtaaatgtCTTCATAGTTCCAtcaaatttttcttttcaaatatggGATATCacaaagatagaaagaaaaatatatattttaaggaaCATGTTTAATTGGAAGACTAAAAcaagtataataaaaaagtagtcCGAATACATTGATAGTAACCTAGATTATGTTCTTAACTACAGCTTTCATCATGTAATCTGTAAAGGACTacaatttgtaagtaatctacccAGCTCTGAAGCACGTGTTTTACCTCTGACGTTTGCTTCTGCCATTCCAGTCTTCTGATGGGCGCTGAATCCAGCGCTGATAATATTGCCAAGTACGAGTTGAAGTTATTGAGTTTTCTTAAGTGCTGAATTATAGAGAGACACAGGTTCAAGGTTTTTGATCGGATTCATTAGATTCAGTGGAGGAATGAAATTTGTTTGTACCTTCATTATTTTGATGAACTTCAGAAGTAGTTTTTCCCGATCCTGGGCT includes:
- the anapc7 gene encoding anaphase-promoting complex subunit 7, with amino-acid sequence MNVIDHVRDMAAAGLHSNVRIISSLLLTMSTNNPELFSPSQKYQLLVYHADAIFHDKEYRNAACKYNMALQQKKVISKTSKVRPSSTGGTTSAVQAQNLPSEIEVKYKIAECYTILKLDKDAISVLEGIPSRQRTPKINMMLANLYRKAGQERSAVTSYKEVLRQCPLALDAIIGLLSLSVKGAEVASMTMDVIQSIPNLDWLSVWIKAHAFIHGGDNQRAINTICSLEKKSLLRDNVDLLVTLADVYFRAGDTKNSILKFEQAQMLDPYLIKGMDVYGYLMAREGHLEDVEVLGGRLFNISDQHAEPWVISGCHSFYSKRYSRALYLGAKAIQLNSNSVQALLLKGVALRNMGRVQEAIIHFREAMRLAPCRLDCYEGLIDCYLASNGIREAMGMANNIYKTLGANAQTLTILATVCLEDPMTQEKAKTLLDKALAQRPDYIKAVVKKAELLSREQKYEEGIALLRNTLANQSDCVLHRMLGDFLVAVNDYQEAMDQYSIALSLDPNDQKSLEGMQKMEKEESPTDATVELDGDDMEGSGEEGDLEGSDSEAAQWADQEQWFGMQ